A part of Arachis hypogaea cultivar Tifrunner chromosome 12, arahy.Tifrunner.gnm2.J5K5, whole genome shotgun sequence genomic DNA contains:
- the LOC112728804 gene encoding methionine S-methyltransferase-like isoform X1 — translation MDEFLNTCKVSGDAAYAALRSVLDKLEDPKTRTDTRIFLSELQKRFPTKEDCDSCFETYHFRIEDVLLDQNEGHKGRKKLTTMVIPSIFLPEDWSFTFFEGINRHPDSIFKDRTVAELGCGNGWISIAIADKWLPSKVYGLDINPRAIKISWINLYLNALDDKGQLIYDEEKKTLLDRVEFYESDLLSYCRENHIQLDRIVGCIPQILNPNPDAMSKMITENASEEFLHALSNYCALQGFVEDQFGLGLIARAVEEGISVIKAAGIMIFNMGGRPGQAVCKRLFERRGFCITKLWQTKILQAGDTDIAALVEIEKNSPHRFEFFMGLSGDQPICARTAWAYGKAGGRISHALSVYSCQLRNPTQIKVIFEFLKNGFQEISSSLDLSFEDDSVADEKIPFLAYLASTLKNSSYFPYEPPAGSKRFRNLIAGFLKTYHHIPLSANNVVIFPSRAAAIENALHLFSPRLAIVDEHLTRHLPRKWLTSLALKGTETIEPLDDAITVIEAPRQSDLLIELIKKLKPQVVVTGIAHFEAVTSSAFVHLLDTTQEIGSRLFLDISDHFELSSLPGSNGVLKYLSGTPLPSHAAIICGLVKNKVYPDLETAFVVTEEESLFSALSKTVELLEGNTSLINQYYYGCIFHELLAFQLSGRHAPAERKSHNAKSVDMIGYSAAASSVLDNAELSINGVESDSVIHMDVDQTFLPVPSPVKGALFESFARQNMSESEADVNTSIKNYVKSNYGFPTKSGTEFIYADNSKALFNKLVLCCIKEAGTLCFPAGSNGNYVSSARFLKADTVIVPTDANVGFKFTEKALTKVFGTVKNPWVYISGPTVNPTGLVYSNNEIGEILSTCAKFGARVIIDTSSSGLEFDSNGWDLEQCLSKLKSSCNPSFCVSLLGGLSLPMLNGVLKFGFLILNEPHLVDTFHSFPGLIRPHSTARYAIKKLLELRAQKPSSLSDAIVEYTAILKNRSKSLKEALEQNGWEVLESCAGVSVVAKPSGYLNKTVTLKILPQGEGGQDNATMKITLDDSNIRNALLKSTGLCINSGSWTGIPGYCRFNIALEESDFSKALDCIKKFKEIALH, via the exons ATGGACGAGTTTTTGAACACCTGCAAGGTCTCCGGCGACGCCGCTTACGCCGCCCTAAGGTCGGTGCTTGACAAGCTCGAGGATCCGAAGACTCGTACGGACACTCGGATCTTCTTGTCGGAGCTTCAGAAACGGTTTCCGACGAAGGAAGATTGTGATAGCTGCTTTGAAACCTACCACTTCCGAATCGAAGACGTGCTTTTGGACCAAAACGAAG GACACAAGGGGAGAAAGAAATTGACTACGATGGTGATTCCTAGCATATTTCTGCCAGAGGACTGGTCTTTTACTTTCTTTGAAGGGATTAATAGGCACCCGGACTCCATTTTCAAGGACAGGACTGTTGCCGAGCTTGGCTGTGGAAATGGGTGGATATCCATTGCCATTGCTGACAAGTGGTTGCCTTCCAAG GTTTATGGCCTTGATATCAATCCTAGAGCGATAAAGATTTCCTGGATAAACTTATATTTAAATGCTTTAGATGATAAAGGCCAGCTCATCTATGATGAGGAGAAGAAAACTTTGCTGGACAGGGTAGAGTTCTATGAATCTGATCTTCTGTCATATTGCAGAGAAAATCATATTCAACTTGACAGAATTGTAGGATGCATACCACAG ATTCTTAATCCAAATCCAGATGCAATGTCTAAGATGATAACAGAAAATGCAAGTGAAGAATTCCTTCATGCATTGAGTAATTATTGTGCACTTCAG GGTTTTGTGGAGGATCAGTTTGGCTTGGGTTTAATTGCTAGGGCGGTTGAAGAGGGGATATCAGTAATCAAAGCTGCCGGAATTATGATCTTCAATATGGGAGGCCGACCAGGTCAAGCTGTTTGCAAAAGGTTGTTTGAACGACGGGGTTTCTGCATTACAAAGCTTTGGCAAACCAAAATTCTTCAG GCTGGTGACACAGATATTGCAGCATTGGTTGAGATTGAGAAGAACAGCCCCCACCGATTTGAATTCTTTATGGGACTTTCTGGTGATCAGCCTATTTGTGCACGGACAGCATGGGCCTATGGAAAGGCTGGTGGCAGAATTTCCCATGCTTTATCAGTTTACAGTTGTCAACTTCGTAATCCTACGCAG ATCAAAGTTATTTTTGAGTTTCTCAAAAATGGATTTCAAGAGATCAGCAGCTCTCTAGATTTGTCCTTTGAGGATGATTCTGTTGCCGATGAGAAGATTCCTTTTTTGGCTTATCTTGCAAGCACTTTAAAAAATAGTTCTTATTTTCCATACGAGCCACCTGCTGGAAGCAAACGTTTTCGCAATCTCATTGCAGGGTTTTTGAAGACTTATCACCATATTCCACTCTCTGCTAAT AATGTTGTCATTTTCCCCTCAAGGGCTGCTGCAATTGAAAATGCTCTTCACTTGTTCTCGCCTCGCCTTGCTATTGTTGATGAACATCTAACTCGACACCTCCCTAGGAAATGGTTGACATCTTTGGCCCTTAAG GGCACAGAAACTATTGAGCCTTTAGATGATGCAATTACTGTAATTGAAGCCCCTCGGCAATCAGATTTACTGAtagaactaataaagaaattgAAGCCTCAAGTGGTGGTGACAGGGATTGCTCATTTTGAGGCAGTTACTAGTTCAGCTTTTGTGCACCTTCTAGATACAACACAGGAGATTGGGTCTCGTCTTTTCTTGGACATATCAGATCACTTTGAGCTATCCAGTCTTCCAGGATCAAATGGTGTCCTTAAGTATCTTTCAGGAACTCCTTTGCCATCTCATGCAGCAATCATATGCGGACTGGTAAAAAACAAG GTTTATCCAGATTTAGAAACAGCCTTTGTCGTTACAGAAGAAGAATCCCTCTTTAGTGCACTGTCCAAAACTGTGGAATTACTAGAAGGCAATACTTCATTGATTAATCAATACTATTATGGTTGTATTTTTCATGAGCTGCTTGCATTTCAGCTTTCTGGCCGACATGCACCAGCTGAG AGAAAGAGCCACAATGCCAAATCAGTAGATATGATAGGATATTCCGCAGCAGCCTCATCAGTGCTTGATAATGCTGAGCTTTCAATTAACGGGGTGGAGAGCGACTCTGTTATTCACATGGATGTTGATCAAACCTTCTTGCCTGTTCCATCTCCTGTTAAGGGTGCTCTTTTTGAAAGTTTTGCTAGGCAAAACATGTCAGAATCCGAGGCTGATGTTAACACAAGCATCAAAAACTATGTTAAAAGCAACTATGGTTTTCCAACTAAAAGCGGCACTGAATTTATATATGCTGACAATTCAAAGGCTCTTTTCAATAAGCTTGTCCTCTGCTGCATCAAAGAAGCTGGCACCCTCTGTTTTCCGGCTGGATCAAATGGGAACTATGTTTCTTCTGCCAGATTTTTGAAAGCTGACACAGTGATAGTCCCTACAGATGCCAATGTGGGTTTCAAGTTTACGGAGAAGGCACTCACCAAAGTCTTTGGGACTGTGAAAAACCCATGGGTGTATATTTCTGGCCCTACAGTTAACCCAACAGGCTTAGTTTATAGCAACAATGAAATAGGAGAGATTTTGAGCACTTGTGCTAAATTTGGCGCAAGAGTTATAATTGATACATCGTCTTCCGGTCTCGAGTTTGACAGCAATGGCTGGGATTTGGAGCAgtgtttatctaagttaaagtcTTCATGCAACCCATCATTTTGTGTGTCTCTTCTTGGAGGGTTGTCTCTGCCAATGCTAAACGGTGTTCTCAAATTCGGGTTTCTTATTCTAAATGAGCCGCATTTGGTTGACACCTTCCATAGTTTTCCAGGATTAATCAGGCCTCACAGTACTGCTAGATATGCTATAAAGAAGTTGCTGGAGCTTAGGGCACAAAAACCTTCAAGTTTATCAGATGCTATTGTTGAATACACTGCAATATTGAAAAACAGGTCTAAGTCTTTGAAAGAG GCACTTGAGCAAAATGGGTGGGAAGTGCTTGAATCGTGTGCCGGTGTCTCCGTAGTGGCAAAGCCCTCTGGCTATCTCAACAAGACTGTTACACTAAAGATTTTGCCACAAGGTGAAGGTGGACAAGACAATGCCACCATGAAAATCACACTTGATGACTCCAATATTAGGAATGCCCTTCTCAAATCTACTGGACTATGCATCAATAGTGGCTCCTGGACTGGAATTCCTGGATACTGTCGTTTCAACATTGCGTTGGAAGAGAGCGATTTCAGCAAAGCATTGGATTGCATTAAGAAGTTCAAAGAGATTGCACTACATTAA
- the LOC112728804 gene encoding methionine S-methyltransferase-like isoform X2, which produces MVIPSIFLPEDWSFTFFEGINRHPDSIFKDRTVAELGCGNGWISIAIADKWLPSKVYGLDINPRAIKISWINLYLNALDDKGQLIYDEEKKTLLDRVEFYESDLLSYCRENHIQLDRIVGCIPQILNPNPDAMSKMITENASEEFLHALSNYCALQGFVEDQFGLGLIARAVEEGISVIKAAGIMIFNMGGRPGQAVCKRLFERRGFCITKLWQTKILQAGDTDIAALVEIEKNSPHRFEFFMGLSGDQPICARTAWAYGKAGGRISHALSVYSCQLRNPTQIKVIFEFLKNGFQEISSSLDLSFEDDSVADEKIPFLAYLASTLKNSSYFPYEPPAGSKRFRNLIAGFLKTYHHIPLSANNVVIFPSRAAAIENALHLFSPRLAIVDEHLTRHLPRKWLTSLALKGTETIEPLDDAITVIEAPRQSDLLIELIKKLKPQVVVTGIAHFEAVTSSAFVHLLDTTQEIGSRLFLDISDHFELSSLPGSNGVLKYLSGTPLPSHAAIICGLVKNKVYPDLETAFVVTEEESLFSALSKTVELLEGNTSLINQYYYGCIFHELLAFQLSGRHAPAERKSHNAKSVDMIGYSAAASSVLDNAELSINGVESDSVIHMDVDQTFLPVPSPVKGALFESFARQNMSESEADVNTSIKNYVKSNYGFPTKSGTEFIYADNSKALFNKLVLCCIKEAGTLCFPAGSNGNYVSSARFLKADTVIVPTDANVGFKFTEKALTKVFGTVKNPWVYISGPTVNPTGLVYSNNEIGEILSTCAKFGARVIIDTSSSGLEFDSNGWDLEQCLSKLKSSCNPSFCVSLLGGLSLPMLNGVLKFGFLILNEPHLVDTFHSFPGLIRPHSTARYAIKKLLELRAQKPSSLSDAIVEYTAILKNRSKSLKEALEQNGWEVLESCAGVSVVAKPSGYLNKTVTLKILPQGEGGQDNATMKITLDDSNIRNALLKSTGLCINSGSWTGIPGYCRFNIALEESDFSKALDCIKKFKEIALH; this is translated from the exons ATGGTGATTCCTAGCATATTTCTGCCAGAGGACTGGTCTTTTACTTTCTTTGAAGGGATTAATAGGCACCCGGACTCCATTTTCAAGGACAGGACTGTTGCCGAGCTTGGCTGTGGAAATGGGTGGATATCCATTGCCATTGCTGACAAGTGGTTGCCTTCCAAG GTTTATGGCCTTGATATCAATCCTAGAGCGATAAAGATTTCCTGGATAAACTTATATTTAAATGCTTTAGATGATAAAGGCCAGCTCATCTATGATGAGGAGAAGAAAACTTTGCTGGACAGGGTAGAGTTCTATGAATCTGATCTTCTGTCATATTGCAGAGAAAATCATATTCAACTTGACAGAATTGTAGGATGCATACCACAG ATTCTTAATCCAAATCCAGATGCAATGTCTAAGATGATAACAGAAAATGCAAGTGAAGAATTCCTTCATGCATTGAGTAATTATTGTGCACTTCAG GGTTTTGTGGAGGATCAGTTTGGCTTGGGTTTAATTGCTAGGGCGGTTGAAGAGGGGATATCAGTAATCAAAGCTGCCGGAATTATGATCTTCAATATGGGAGGCCGACCAGGTCAAGCTGTTTGCAAAAGGTTGTTTGAACGACGGGGTTTCTGCATTACAAAGCTTTGGCAAACCAAAATTCTTCAG GCTGGTGACACAGATATTGCAGCATTGGTTGAGATTGAGAAGAACAGCCCCCACCGATTTGAATTCTTTATGGGACTTTCTGGTGATCAGCCTATTTGTGCACGGACAGCATGGGCCTATGGAAAGGCTGGTGGCAGAATTTCCCATGCTTTATCAGTTTACAGTTGTCAACTTCGTAATCCTACGCAG ATCAAAGTTATTTTTGAGTTTCTCAAAAATGGATTTCAAGAGATCAGCAGCTCTCTAGATTTGTCCTTTGAGGATGATTCTGTTGCCGATGAGAAGATTCCTTTTTTGGCTTATCTTGCAAGCACTTTAAAAAATAGTTCTTATTTTCCATACGAGCCACCTGCTGGAAGCAAACGTTTTCGCAATCTCATTGCAGGGTTTTTGAAGACTTATCACCATATTCCACTCTCTGCTAAT AATGTTGTCATTTTCCCCTCAAGGGCTGCTGCAATTGAAAATGCTCTTCACTTGTTCTCGCCTCGCCTTGCTATTGTTGATGAACATCTAACTCGACACCTCCCTAGGAAATGGTTGACATCTTTGGCCCTTAAG GGCACAGAAACTATTGAGCCTTTAGATGATGCAATTACTGTAATTGAAGCCCCTCGGCAATCAGATTTACTGAtagaactaataaagaaattgAAGCCTCAAGTGGTGGTGACAGGGATTGCTCATTTTGAGGCAGTTACTAGTTCAGCTTTTGTGCACCTTCTAGATACAACACAGGAGATTGGGTCTCGTCTTTTCTTGGACATATCAGATCACTTTGAGCTATCCAGTCTTCCAGGATCAAATGGTGTCCTTAAGTATCTTTCAGGAACTCCTTTGCCATCTCATGCAGCAATCATATGCGGACTGGTAAAAAACAAG GTTTATCCAGATTTAGAAACAGCCTTTGTCGTTACAGAAGAAGAATCCCTCTTTAGTGCACTGTCCAAAACTGTGGAATTACTAGAAGGCAATACTTCATTGATTAATCAATACTATTATGGTTGTATTTTTCATGAGCTGCTTGCATTTCAGCTTTCTGGCCGACATGCACCAGCTGAG AGAAAGAGCCACAATGCCAAATCAGTAGATATGATAGGATATTCCGCAGCAGCCTCATCAGTGCTTGATAATGCTGAGCTTTCAATTAACGGGGTGGAGAGCGACTCTGTTATTCACATGGATGTTGATCAAACCTTCTTGCCTGTTCCATCTCCTGTTAAGGGTGCTCTTTTTGAAAGTTTTGCTAGGCAAAACATGTCAGAATCCGAGGCTGATGTTAACACAAGCATCAAAAACTATGTTAAAAGCAACTATGGTTTTCCAACTAAAAGCGGCACTGAATTTATATATGCTGACAATTCAAAGGCTCTTTTCAATAAGCTTGTCCTCTGCTGCATCAAAGAAGCTGGCACCCTCTGTTTTCCGGCTGGATCAAATGGGAACTATGTTTCTTCTGCCAGATTTTTGAAAGCTGACACAGTGATAGTCCCTACAGATGCCAATGTGGGTTTCAAGTTTACGGAGAAGGCACTCACCAAAGTCTTTGGGACTGTGAAAAACCCATGGGTGTATATTTCTGGCCCTACAGTTAACCCAACAGGCTTAGTTTATAGCAACAATGAAATAGGAGAGATTTTGAGCACTTGTGCTAAATTTGGCGCAAGAGTTATAATTGATACATCGTCTTCCGGTCTCGAGTTTGACAGCAATGGCTGGGATTTGGAGCAgtgtttatctaagttaaagtcTTCATGCAACCCATCATTTTGTGTGTCTCTTCTTGGAGGGTTGTCTCTGCCAATGCTAAACGGTGTTCTCAAATTCGGGTTTCTTATTCTAAATGAGCCGCATTTGGTTGACACCTTCCATAGTTTTCCAGGATTAATCAGGCCTCACAGTACTGCTAGATATGCTATAAAGAAGTTGCTGGAGCTTAGGGCACAAAAACCTTCAAGTTTATCAGATGCTATTGTTGAATACACTGCAATATTGAAAAACAGGTCTAAGTCTTTGAAAGAG GCACTTGAGCAAAATGGGTGGGAAGTGCTTGAATCGTGTGCCGGTGTCTCCGTAGTGGCAAAGCCCTCTGGCTATCTCAACAAGACTGTTACACTAAAGATTTTGCCACAAGGTGAAGGTGGACAAGACAATGCCACCATGAAAATCACACTTGATGACTCCAATATTAGGAATGCCCTTCTCAAATCTACTGGACTATGCATCAATAGTGGCTCCTGGACTGGAATTCCTGGATACTGTCGTTTCAACATTGCGTTGGAAGAGAGCGATTTCAGCAAAGCATTGGATTGCATTAAGAAGTTCAAAGAGATTGCACTACATTAA
- the LOC112728805 gene encoding uncharacterized protein: protein MSLYIGNMSEHTRKDELEHVFRRFGHCNVQLKREGYGFVVFDFPPNATKALRALKGRNICGEPLTLTWSNKQPVGSFQRFPRGGGKIYEPRRGRNSERIGHVRRKMGSDGWRDQEMGNDGRGGSVGVPSEERGYHQDDFKDYVREERDYREEFRDDGSGVVPALEENGRWGEPIQDTSAGNGNENALEFDRYEPYHGYDMKHDDNHIGYRGSSPRATSLENMARVRIGEETVNRPKDSKFRQTCYRCGEPGHKMRDCPKQNSSRRKYERLDGRRNNKIDGNHRIEDEDKFRSESWSKMRSSRDALSMRNQRDERRGSASRQYHSPLRNKLSPMAKETDRHRRREYGGKKRCRNEVESPKRPRGKRSRRSTSSSLHSDYSTSHSLPNSRSPKSLRKSRFRSRSRSVSSRSHSSSSKLISSSKSPHRNGKSSDYRRSSSHRSLSVSLNQPLPSSAKKIEPNSKSSSINATALECMDHLVVQGHKNGSAMESENVQSKDEGLAVNGTSAVHSTVVDDIENDQCVQVDNDKNSSLRPSDTLADLTKSLVTRNLSTEVVKEKELSCHTETPLVHDIQKGIQNQVSETCVNSHSRHTTAISTEEMFMVLKNYGLELPKDNEETLSVDAFFGSARLWPWHIVYYRRLKKGPISAENYARRVAQNQEFGIVDKYIRSSSGWGEVDLVNS from the coding sequence ATGTCTTTGTATATTGGTAATATGTCCGAGCACACCCGAAAGGATGAGCTCGAGCATGTTTTCCGTAGGTTTGGGCATTGTAACGTTCAGCTGAAAAGGGAAGGATATGGGTTTGTGGTGTTTGACTTTCCTCCTAATGCGACGAAGGCTTTGAGGGCATTGAAAGGTAGGAATATATGTGGGGAACCACTTACTCTGACGTGGTCCAATAAGCAGCCTGTtgggagttttcagaggtttccTAGGGGTGGTGGTAAGATCTACGAACCAAGACGTGGAAGGAATTCTGAGAGGATAGGGCATGTGAGGAGGAAAATGGGTTCCGATGGATGGAGGGATCAGGAGATGGGCAATGATGGTAGGGGTGGATCTGTTGGGGTTCCTAGTGAGGAGAGAGGATATCATCAAGATGATTTTAAAGACTATGTTAGGGAAGAAAGAGATTATAGGGAAGAGTTTCGTGATGATGGCAGTGGAGTTGTGCCTGCCTTGGAGGAAAATGGAAGATGGGGTGAGCCAATTCAGGACACATCGGCTGGCAATGGAAACGAAAATGCTCTAGAATTTGATCGATATGAACCTTACCATGGCTATGACATGAAGCATGATGATAATCATATAGGTTACCGCGGTAGTTCTCCTAGAGCAACATCCTTAGAGAATATGGCCAGAGTGCGGATTGGTGAGGAAACCGTGAATCGTCCGAAGGACTCAAAATTCCGGCAAACATGCTATAGATGTGGTGAGCCAGGTCACAAAATGCGAGATTGTCCAAAACAGAATTCTTCACGGAGAAAGTATGAGAGGTTGGATGGTAggcgaaataataaaatagatggaaatcatagaattgaagatgaagataAATTCAGGTCTGAATCCTGGTCGAAGATGCGGTCAAGTAGGGATGCTTTATCAATGAGGAACCAGAGAGATGAACGGAGGGGGTCTGCATCACGACAATACCATTCACCATTAAGAAACAAATTGTCCCCTATGGCAAAGGAAACCGACAGGCACCGAAGAAGGGAATATGGAGGGAAGAAGCGGTGCAGAAACGAAGTAGAATCACCTAAAAGACCTAGGGGAAAAAGATCAAGACGGTCAACCAGTTCTTCCTTGCATTCAGATTACTCTACTTCTCACTCACTCCCAAATTCTCGATCACCCAAGTCTCTGCGGAAGTCACGTTTCCGTTCCAGATCAAGATCAGTGTCTTCTAGATCACACTCCTCATCTTCAAAGttaatatcttcttcaaaatctcCACACCGCAATGGCAAAAGTTCAGATTATAGGAGGTCAAGCTCTCATAGATCTTTGTCTGTCTCACTCAATCAGCCTTTGCCATCATCTGCGAAAAAGATCGAACCCAATTCAAAATCATCTTCCATTAATGCTACCGCGCTTGAATGTATGGATCATTTGGTTGTACAGGGACATAAGAATGGGAGTGCAATGGAGTCGGAAAATGTTCAATCCAAGGATGAAGGTCTTGCTGTAAATGGAACCTCTGCAGTGCACTCTACAGTGGTGGATGACATTGAAAATGACCAATGCGTTCAGGTGGACAATGATAAAAATAGTAGTCTAAGACCATCAGATACATTAGCAGATTTAACCAAATCGCTTGTTACCAGGAATTTGTCTACAGAGGTTGTGAAAGAGAAAGAGCTTTCTTGTCACACTGAGACACCATTGGTGCATGATATTCAGAAGGGAATTCAGAACCAAGTTTCAGAAACTTGTGTCAATTCCCATTCTCGTCATACAACAGCCATATCCACAGAGGAAATGTTCATGGTTCTTAAGAATTATGGGTTGGAACTTCCAAAAGACAATGAAGAAACTTTATCAGTGGATGCATTCTTTGGTTCTGCTCGATTGTGGCCTTGGCATATCGTTTATTACCGTAGGTTGAAGAAGGGCCCAATTTCAGCTGAGAACTATGCTAGGCGTGTTGCACAGAATCAGGAATTTGGCATTGTTGATAAGTATATAAGAAGCAGCAGTGGATGGGGAGAAGTTGATCTTGTGAATTCTTAA